Below is a window of Poecilia reticulata strain Guanapo linkage group LG8, Guppy_female_1.0+MT, whole genome shotgun sequence DNA.
gttTACAATACACTGAAGGAAAGCCCTGTAAAGTTTAGTGGATGTCTAGTTGTTTGACATCCCCCACATTCACTGTAAACGGAAAAAAATATGCGTTTTCCAGTCATatagtgccatttcatagcattatcaagtaactattttaccttcagttgttaaaaaaacgATATACATCAAAagtgacttaaattattttctaatttaacgccttgaaattgatgagggaataatattataacatgagGCAAAGCTCCAAAAAGTCGATTTAACatgacactgcccctttaaggccCTCACAGAAGAGATGTTTTGTGAGCAATTACACCCTAGCTCACTGCTAAAGGTGATTTGGTgaatttgattttatgtaaatgcACCAGTGTAGTAAGAACTTTTTTGGTAATGTGCAAGAGGACCGGccgagaaaaataaacattgagttCAAAAAACAGGTTTCATATGTGGACTCCGGATGCATTAgcagacacacagacactgtGACCTCAACGTGCCCATATCGAGAAGATAATGTAAACTTTGAGGAGAGAGTGCGTTAACCAGAACCCTATAAACGGGGTGCTGTCCAACGATTGGGGGGATTTCACTACAATTGACAACTGACTTGGGCTGCAGTATTGTCATAAAGCTTTGCTGCTCAACCAATGTCACTACACCAGCACCAAGAGGAGACTGGGAAGACCTCACACCAGATCAAAAGGAACTGAGCACAAACCAACAATTTCCTCCTGCTTCACAAGTAAGCGCTACtctgtgttgtgtgtttgcaATCCAAGCAAAATGTCATAAACTTCTAGTAGTTCTTAACACCTTTGCAAGACACTAAGTAACACCAACTGTACTGAGAAGGATGCATGTCAGcaacaacatgtgaaaacaacagcaaacacacacacacacacacacacacacacacacacatcagatTAGATGACCACAGTCACTACCTGGTACCCTGCAGGATCTGGATAAGCCAACGGAGACCTAAAACACAAGACATAAACTTAATCAGAGGCGCTTAAATATCTCATCTGACAAGGATGCACGTCAAGGTTAGTTTCGTTTTCTGCTACAACGCCCTTGTACtgatacataaaaacaatgtactCACTGTATAAAAGCCAGAGCCCTGCTTATCTCTTCCTTTCGTTTCTCTCGGGTTGACTCCATGGTGGTCcactgcacaaaaacacacacacaaaaaacccagCTAGTCAGGGGGGCGTACTCTAGGTCTACATTTGTATGtactgttacttttttttaaaaacaaaaacaatcacaaacatAACTTATAGACACACCTACCTGATAAAGTGAGGAAGTTGACCGAGCCAAAGCAAAGTTTAAAGGCAGTTCATGGTGGCAGGGTGAAGCAGGAACGGACGAGCAGCTGCTGTGAATTTGAGCTAATGCGCTATAAGGCCATGAAGGCAGGAAGGACGAGCCTTCGCGTCTGACGGGAAGGCTCTCTCCACAATCTCCGGTAAGTTTCGATTCTCAGCTACCAGCTGCAAATGCTCCTCGCCACACGCGCATGAGAGCTGTCACGTGACCACAGCGCGCCACGCCATACCGCGTCCGCGAGCTCGTCGCCTATGCTTGCCGAGGTTCGTCACGTCGCGTCACGTGATAACCGCTCTTTAAAATATCGGAGGGAGTTACGGTTTCCCCGATGCCCCCAAAAGCAACACAGCTAACAAAAGCCTGTCTCGACTTCGCCagaatggaaacacagcagcgATTTGGGGtcattatgtgtttttatcagaGTGGCGGAAACGGGCTTCCATACAAAACTGAGGagaagaaatgtaacttttgattttcttttcatcgtTATCATTCAAAACTAATGCCTAAAATCACTTTTAGCAATAAGTAAATCATACATAGGCTATTATTTTAAGAAGGTGacgatatttaaaataataaggaTTCTGAATCACCTAGAGAAaggcttgtgtttgtgtttgaaatacGGAATAGTGTGGTGTCTAACCACACAGGAGAACTTTTTGGAAGATTTGGGAAAACAGTCAGGTCCAGCGTCAAATGAcgttaagttttaaaaataaatctaatctaTGGTTCACAGATGCATAAGCTGACAATCCGACGCCAGGACCCAAAAGAAGACGTAAATGTGAAATATATGCATGTGATGATGTGTTTACTTTGGGGAATATGTGTTGGTCAGAGCCCTATAAAGGGGACATAGTCCAGAGATCCGGGGGGGATTTCACTACAATTAGGCCAAGATTTCCTCACAATTTGGTCATGCTGATTTAGGCTGCAGTATTGTTGTAAAACATGTCTGTTCAACCAACGTCTGTAGCACGTAGAGTCTTTTTCctgcaatatcaacacaaagGCATCAAGAGGAGACCAATGGAAGACCCCACATTCTCTTTATGGATTAAATTGACTGTATATTTATGCACAGAACTGAGTTTGATCAGCTTAATATGAGATTTTGTTGTGAATCGGTTCTGTACAGGTAAACTGAACAGAATTGAATTGAGATTAATTAACTTGTGGTTAAACGGAGGTGTATGCAGTTGGCTTGAATGAGATGGTAATGACTTCCTGTGGCAGTCATTTGCATAATGTGGTGGAATAGTTGTTTACTTAACAAGGTTCTATGATTTGATGTTCCCAATATAACTGGATACTGTGTTAGGTCTTTGTTATGTGAAGCACTtggaactgctttgttgctaaaatgtgttgtgcaaataaacttgactcgGCTTGATAGGCCTGCAGATTGTGCAGAAAGGAATGTACAACATCGTCCTTGGACAGCATTTGACTAGCCTAAATATTGCAGTTTCTCAGCTCTCCAAATACCAAACATATCATAGATTTTTGAATAAGAAATGAACCTGTGTAGTCCTGAAAATAAGGCATGTATATGactaataatatatatatatatatatttgctgaATTGAAAGAAATCCATATAAAATATCCCAATCCAAACTTATAACTCTTAAATGTTATattcaattcattttgattAAGATACATTAAATTTACTCCCTGATTCTATGAATGTTGTCTGTCTCTGATTcttcttatgtttttatattttttaataaaatctttacCAATCTTTGCTTTGATTCTAAATCTATACTGATTGGCTTATGTACAATAATATAATTTAACTTAATATTACTGCACAAATTATTTGATGTAATTGAATCCTAACCTCagattatccatccattttaatTCCATCACATATTAGACAAAATTGTTTagaaatttataaataaatgtgaaaacttttgatTCAATCTCAAATCTAAAGTTTTTAGAAAACTTGGAGATGTTAATGAGACACTGTTTTGATTCTTCCACTTGTGAAAGTTATTTCATTTCCACCAACAAGTTCTCTGATCAGGAAGCAAAATTTCTCTTCACACACAGTTTTAATAACAAACGGATACTAAAAAGATCAGCTGCAGGCAATATTTAGTCAATATTAGACTTTATTGATGACCATTGCaactttttatcttttgaaatgCATAAGATGAATGCAGTAATTAAGGCAATAATTTTATCAGCAGTAAATATATAAGTGAAAGGTCTGTAgacattaattattcaaagcaacatttttatgtatatatatttttatattcttttttattatctatGTTACATCTATTTTCCTTCTACTAGAAATGTGCAGTTATACTGCATTCCAattcatctgtgtgtgtgtgttttaataaactGTTCCAGAAATGACTTATGTTTGTAGTCCCGATAGAACTACAAGTCCCGTGTTTCCTCGTTCATCGGTCGTCAAGTGGTTTGGTGTGGTGATGCTTCGGTTTTGAACGGCAGAGGCGAGCGGGAGTGTGTATCTGGACTGGATTCAATCGTATCGAGAGTGTTGTTGTAACGGCGAcgtaagtttgtttgtttttttacagtaaaatatctTAATTTGTTACATAAAGTCTTGGAGAGATAAAGCTTAAGCCGTAAACTAACAGCAACAAACGTTATGTTGCTACATGAAAAGGCCGAGTCATAGACACGCTGTTTCATATGAAACGCACCAATGCTAGCTAGCAAACTAAGTTCTCCATGTTATAAACTAACGACTCCAGAGTCAAATACATGTTTGTTCTGGTTCTATGTAAATACGTCGCCATGTTTTTGACTTGTGTAACGAGCAGGTAATGTGTTGCTGAGTCGGCAGTTGTCGGGTCAACGGACACGAAGCAGTTCGGTCCTTGTCACTGTTAGCAGCGAGTTAGCAGCGGCAGGTTTATTATGCAAGTCAGGTGTTTGAAGTAGGACAGCTTACCTTTAAAACTTCCTCATCAgataataaatgcaaaattgaGGCCAAAAGttgtctttattctgttttaaaggaaatattATGGCATCGGTTAAAAAATGAAGTTCTTGTGGAAGCTATGGTAAAAcgtatcaatacatttttattcgtTTCTTTACAGTGTAAAggtgacaaaaaaacagtaCATACATTAGATTTTAACTTTaagaggaataaaataaaagtgaacaaTGGCTTTGGTCCTCAGGCATCTCCATGGCGACAGACATTGTTGCAGAGCTGGCCGACTCTCTGGCCAAGACTGGGGTCGAGGATGGAGAGTTGAGCTACAAAGGCCAGGGAAGGAAGCTGGATGATGCCCAGTCAGGTAAGTGACGTCAGCAGACCTTTGTATGTACACACTCAGTGATGCAAATCCTcattttattagtattattacctaaaaaaaatactctgatTACAGTTATTTACGTATGTTTTACTCTGGTGTCTTAATTGTTCCTATTAAATTATTTGGGCTACATTATTGGAAAGTTCTGACTCTTCTGTTTGTGTCTTGACCATTTAAAATGGATGTCAGGTGTGAAGATTAAAGGCAATTGGAGTCAGTCCAGTTGGCTAAAGAGTGAGAATGAATGAAAGTATAACAGTGTCCTATCAAATGTCATGTCCTAGCAGTCCTTGGCAATCGAAATACTCTGATGATAGATGGATTTGTGCAGCtctcaaggtttcccccagaaaacctgctaagcctggtggttggggagctcagcagtcattcatccagcagcccgccgtgtttttgagttaaaaaatgtttaaagttggcaGGAAATTTGAacatatcacttgataattatgtgttattggaagattggAGGATTAGTATCTGAAAATCAACTatgaagtcttaaaaaatgcaaacataaaRaaaaaaaatgtaaataaataagcaatgctaagcctggtgggggcacaagtaaagcctggtggcccgccacttgggggaaaccctgatgcTCTAGTTGTTACCGTTGCTGCTTCTAAACCTGACACCACTTACCTGTTTCACAGCGGGGGAGATCGTGAAGGACATCGAGGAGTTTGAGGGTTTACAGGCTCTCAGGATGGAGGGGAACACTGTTGGCGTCGAGGCAGCGCAGGCCATTGCCAAGGCGCTGGAGACGAAGAGCGACTTCAAGGTTCTGAGTTTGATACTTTTGTCATCAATGTCGTGAACATCACACTTTGCAAAATCAGCTTCgaaaagttaacattttgaagttgttttggATTCATGTGGCCTGATCATTAGTTTTCTCTGggccaaataaacaaaactccATGTTTGATTTGACCCACATTGATTGATGTAGTTATAACTAGAGATGCAatcatcaattttttttgtttaattcaaagCAAATACTTAAATCTAAGAAGATGCaacacttgtttttgttgtatattttgtacttttgaaaTATTCTGTCTGTATTAGGCAGCTAAAACCTGATTagtgtttctgtaaatattgCATCTATAGTACCATAtagtttaataattaatttagaaaaacgCCATCTGATATTTTTCAGAATAGTAACGTTGCTTCCATGTGTTTTCTCCCAATCAGCGCTGTTACTGGAGCGACATGTTTACTGGTCGTCTGCGCTCTGAGATCCCGCCTGCCTTGGTAACTTCAATGACGCCTTTATAAATCAGTGTTTACATGACACACACTGTCTTTTAGTTGGGTTGTTGTAGTGCGCCGTCTCATTCTACAgtcaggttttgtgtttttatgttgtagaaCTCCCTCGGTGACGCCTTGATRCTGGCGGGAGCCCGACTGACCGTCTTAGACCTCAGCGATAACGCGTTTGGGCCCGATGGCGTGAAGGGCATCGAGAAGCTGCTCAAGAGCACCACCTGCTTCACGTTACAGGAGCTACGGCTCAACAACTGCGGCATGGGCATCGGAGGCGGAAAGGTAAATCAACGACGGACCAAGAGACAAAGACTTTTGTTCACCAATTCTTCTTCACTTCTTCTACTATTGTGTACCAAATTGTGTTTTGAACTCTTCAGATCTTGGCCGCTTCGTTGATGCAGTGTCACAAAAAATCTAGTGAGAAAAACGAACCGCTCAGCCTGAAGGTGTTTGTCGCAGGGAGGAACCGCTTGGAGAACGACGGAGCCACCGCCCTCGCTCAAGCTTTCCAGGTGAGGGTCGAACTGTCTGTAGCATTAACAAAGAGAACTTTAATTAGATAATATTAGATATACTAGTGAgttatgaaatgtaaatgtattctCATTTGAATAGAGGCGTGACAAAACAGCCACTCTCTGTTTTGGCCATAAATCAGTACATACCAAATCCtactttttttatgcttttccttattttttaacagaaacatcgacacaaaaataaaccaccTTTGCTAATATGTTGGCAGGATTTGCCTACATTTTGGTTCCGTTTAAAAATTTTACccaatttttaacaaaaaaaaaatgccataaaGTCCacatgtcaaacaaaaagtaaaagtagctgATTGCCTAAAAGTTATTTGTCCTTTACTATGTGCCAAATACAATACGTACAGACCTAAATAACTTCTCTGATTGTGAAAACACTAAATAATTACAGCTATAATAACAAGgtgtctgctgtttttttttaatcatcactGCAGTCAACGTTGTGGCGCGCTTTAGACAGCGTTTTTACCAGCTCACTTGCTGTTGCTACTCGTCACAAAAGCGACTAAAAACATGTGGGTTGTTTTCTGATGGACGGTGGTGATCACCGTACCGAGACGGTTTGGTACAAATTCATGCACCTTTTTCATGCAACTCAAATTTGCTTGACTGTGCAGAGACTACTGTTGATATTAACAATTTGGTGCCTCTTAGGCTGATAATTacgttttgttttctattgtgtttttgttgtttctctcaGCTGATGGGCAGCCTGGAGGAGGTTCACATGCCCCAGAATGGAATCAACCACCCGGGTGTGACGGCTCTGGCCACAGCCATGCAGCACAACCCAGGACTCCGGATCCTCAACCTCAATGACAACACCTTCACTGAAAAGGGGGCTGTTGCCATGGCGCAGGTAGAGAGACGCAAGATATGATAGTAGCagtttcttttatgtattttatggggttttttttaaaccaaaagtGGTAGGAATTGTGTTTCAAGCTCAGGGAGCAGCAAGAATTCAGTAAAAGACGTTTCTTTTTATGGAAAAGATGGATAGCCGACTCTGATTGTGATGccattcattattattaatgaaatattattattacttatttaaattttttgttgtgtGCTATGCTGGGACAAACAAAATCCCCCctttggggatcaataaagtattattaTCTTAAGTCTCTAATCTTTTTTAATGATGTGtgcaaaaaatgaatttatttacataaagtCACCTTCATAAAATAACAGAAGGTTATTCCATTATAGTGACTGGCAAAATTGATWaaaaaaaaatcactgtttagaaaaacaaaattacattaCAAAAGTGATgatagtgaaaataaaaatgtattatgttGACTTTGGATACTCTGTCTGTTCTCACAGGCTCTGAAGCATCTCCACCGCATCCAGGTGATCAACTTTGGAGACTGTTTAGTGCGGCCGGAAGGGGCTAAAGCCATTGCAGAAAGTGTGTCAGAGGGCTTACCCGTCCTCAAGGTGAGCAGTCGATATACTAGACTGTCACAGCTCAGATTACATAATCTGTTCTGGATTGCACCAACAGTTTGTTGTTCTTGGTTTGTGTCGGTATGAAGGATTGGAGCCTAAGCATGAAAACTTTCTGAACACAGCGTTGTCACAAACCTGTGGTATTTGATTGTCTCtgatttaaatttagtttaaatcaGGCAATTATTTTACCTTGACTACttgactacttttttttttttggttaaatattttcttcttctgtataTGATGAACTAGGATTGGGTGATATGgcttaaaaatctgattttctttttgattttttttgtcatttcaaatttttggctttaatactttttttctctaaaaaaaaagatgttgcaCATGAGCTAAAAcgtggcttttattttaattattccttCTTTGAGTTGTACAACAGAATACAACTCAAAGAATTATTAAAGCAATTGTTTAATTGCTTTAATATGGTCATAACATgagcaaaatataaacatgattTTTCCAGTAGAGAATCTgaaaactgcaagaaaaaaagttgtttaaattagAAGCAAGCTTCTAGAGTTATCCAGATCTGTGCATGTATTTCTGTCTTCAAAACAAACTTAGTCGTTTGCACAATAATTTCTGCTGCTGGYAATAATTTGGTGCCGTTGGTGTTAAAAGATGAGTTATTCTGTTTGACAGGAGCTCAACCTGTCGTACGGTGAGATCACGGCGGACGCAGCCCTGGCTGTGGCGGAGGCCGTGAAGAACAAGGACCAGCTGGAGAAACTGGACCTGAACGGTACAGAtctgaaaaacagcagagctCAAATCTTTCTGCCTGCTTTTTGATACTTTAAGctattttaagagaaaaacatttaataattgaTAAACCCTTTGATTTTCAGGGAACTACCTGGGAGAGGACGGCTGCAAAGCCGTGAAAGACAGCATGGAAGGCGTGAACATGATCAGTCTATTGGGATCACTCAGGTGATTGCCTTTCTGAGTAATCAATATATCAGTTAATCTTTTGTTCATGTTAATTCCTGTTTTACCTCCAACCAATCGTACCTGCTGCCTCTGACTTCTCAACCGGCTAATATTTAGATCTTTACGTAAATTCACTGTCAAAGTGTTTCTGCCGTTTTCTCAGTGATGATGAGGGTGAGCCTGAAGACGATGAAGACGAGGATGAAGAAGACAACGATGAGGATGACRatgatgatgatgacgaggTAGATGAGGAGGAAatcgaagaggaggaggaggaagaggacagcagcaacaacaaggTTAGTTGTGACTAAACTGTGTAGCTTCAATATCCAGAAATGATcagaaatcagaataaatgCACTAGAAACGATAAAATGACCAGCATCACAGCATTTCTTGTTTCTATGGTTACATCAGACACTATCCTAAGTTTCCTACTTTCTTCTCCTTCCCCCCTCACCCAAAGCCGTCCACTCCCGTGTCAGCACCGCGACCACCAGATGTCTCTTCTTTCCTCAGCTTCCCGTCTCCCGACAAACTGCTGAAACTTGGTGCCAAGAGAGCGCTGCTAGTCCAGCAGCAGGTGAGCAAACGCAGAAATACATGGACGACACAGGATGtcttaaatcagtgtttttcaaccttttttgagccaaggtacattgttttaatcgaaaaaatcacgaggcacaccaccaaccaaaaatgtaaacaaagatactctgtagctgcctatattaaatatatagtcattcttatcaaagtttCTTCAATAGGAAtcaaatgaacacaaacatttattttttatcacattttacatttcttatttcaaattgcacttaacatgtccacttcaaaaatacacctgaacagaaccacaacactgtggtgttaaatttaaagaagttgtagaaaacttcaaagtttcttacaaactaatccacaagcattcttatagccggaatacggaaaataattcttattctgaaagaagcaataatatttgggaaagatttcacttcatattcactgttacaatatgaagagttgcttgtacaaaatgtcaatatctgtatattttacccacctagtgtgaaacctgtacatgtttggatgaaaacagctgatttcctggcagaaattgaagaaagaaagTTCTTCCTCCACAGCTCTCAGTCTCTGTTTATAGTAGCCtggcttgagaagctcacttcacacagacatgttgtgggaaatggacccgtgttctttccaactactgctgagcttcactatcttttccatcactgtcatcagtTTTGCTAGATACAAACCTCACACCGCTACCTTTAACATtcgtgcatcactaattctcgttttaatgtaaaatgctctgtaccatgtagtggtaagaaaattacatgattacgccgctgctACTACTACAGCAGATACTCGAAGATgtcattatttgcagataattcattttcaaaaaaatcttttaaaaccaattaccgtatttttcggactatagagcgcaccatactagcaccttcaataaaaaataaaaataaaaaaaaaaacactggaagctgctctcggttttccattagTACCCAgtagagggctgcgtcctaataaatctgatggacgcagccctccgtctccaaagccgaaccatggttttgttcacaccgagcttaagcagcggctttatttccctcctgtagtgccagatcgacagccctcaacttaaaagctgcatgatatgagtttgaaaacatttctccatcgtgcctgctgctagcatgtgcttgttctaaatgaaaattagcacgttcttctttgatttataattttgacttctaatgattcacttcctgttaaagagccccctggtggttgaagaaaaatccgcagaaaagccacagcgggctacaatccgcatggttcaaagtttaggaaaaaagtagcagcttatagtcYggaaaatacggtaccgtaggtgaaattgaataatttccgcGGCAYacctgacgatcactcacggcacactagtgtgccgcggaagagtggttgaaaaacactgtctTAAATCCATGTATCTAAAAGTAAGGCCTCAAAATGTCTTAAGtccatttaaaatgtaagtttacCTTCAATATGTTAATTACAGGTCTTAAGTTTTGCAAGTGTATGTCAGCTAGCTAGGTAGCTTCTTGCGTCTTATTGTCACTGGTTGGCTGGACAACGTTTGGGCATTTCTGTCGTAatataggtcttaaattttattcacaatagtctttaaaggtcttaaatttgagatGGCGAAACCTGCAGAGACCCTGCAGCAGCACCTGTTTGCACACAACCGCCGTTCTCTTTTTATAATATCCATATTGCTTATCTACCGTTAGCTTCAAGACCTGAtgtcacagaaaaatatttccttcacATCAACTAGCTGATTCTGCAGTATAGTAGCAGTAAGATTACTTAATCTCATGCAAcactataaaaaacattttcctgatctgaaaaaaagaaaattgattaCACAAAGTATCcgttgttttttggggggtttttttctttcttgggtTTAATTTTTTAAGGGTCATACTTATTTAAataaggtctttttttttttttgcaatgattTTTCTATTGCATTCTTCAGCTGGGATTTGGCATATTACACTTtgattttaagtattttacccATCAAAATCttggctaaaaaaagaaaaaaaaaacatgtggaatCATTCAAAAGTTAAAAGGGATTATTTCACTACTTTTAATACTTCACATATTTTTTCACAGTTGGGCTGAATTTTACCTGTACTCCTTAGACTGGATTAAACAAAGCAATAAAGCTGCtatatttcttacattttccaaacaaaa
It encodes the following:
- the rangap1a gene encoding ran GTPase-activating protein 1a isoform X1, with the translated sequence MATDIVAELADSLAKTGVEDGELSYKGQGRKLDDAQSAGEIVKDIEEFEGLQALRMEGNTVGVEAAQAIAKALETKSDFKRCYWSDMFTGRLRSEIPPALNSLGDALXLAGARLTVLDLSDNAFGPDGVKGIEKLLKSTTCFTLQELRLNNCGMGIGGGKILAASLMQCHKKSSEKNEPLSLKVFVAGRNRLENDGATALAQAFQLMGSLEEVHMPQNGINHPGVTALATAMQHNPGLRILNLNDNTFTEKGAVAMAQALKHLHRIQVINFGDCLVRPEGAKAIAESVSEGLPVLKELNLSYGEITADAALAVAEAVKNKDQLEKLDLNGNYLGEDGCKAVKDSMEGVNMISLLGSLSDDEGEPEDDEDEDEEDNDEDDBDDDDEVDEEEIEEEEEEEDSSNNKPSTPVSAPRPPDVSSFLSFPSPDKLLKLGAKRALLVQQQVDVTDARKTAEAFLKIASVYKEENNDVKNAVLDTIDAILSKAFSTPSFQGYSFVSILLVLLGLIKSEDKIKPVVVVPGHLHALEHVVRQDYFPKENVAVLEAFMSRSNKSLESCGNARNGLQSTLQRVRPQS
- the rangap1a gene encoding ran GTPase-activating protein 1a isoform X2, which encodes MATDIVAELADSLAKTGVEDGELSYKGQGRKLDDAQSAGEIVKDIEEFEGLQALRMEGNTVGVEAAQAIAKALETKSDFKRCYWSDMFTGRLRSEIPPALNSLGDALXLAGARLTVLDLSDNAFGPDGVKGIEKLLKSTTCFTLQELRLNNCGMGIGGGKILAASLMQCHKKSSEKNEPLSLKVFVAGRNRLENDGATALAQAFQLMGSLEEVHMPQNGINHPGVTALATAMQHNPGLRILNLNDNTFTEKGAVAMAQALKHLHRIQVINFGDCLVRPEGAKAIAESVSEGLPVLKELNLSYGEITADAALAVAEAVKNKDQLEKLDLNGNYLGEDGCKAVKDSMEGVNMISLLGSLSDDEGEPEDDEDEDEEDNDEDDBDDDDEVDEEEIEEEEEEEDSSNNKPSTPVSAPRPPDVSSFLSFPSPDKLLKLGAKRALLVQQQVDVTDARKTAEAFLKIASVYKEENNDVKNAVLDTIDAILSKAFSTPSFQGYSFVSILLVLLGLIKSEDKIKPVVVVPGHLHALEHVVRQDYFPKENVAVLEAFMSR